In the Papio anubis isolate 15944 chromosome 3, Panubis1.0, whole genome shotgun sequence genome, CCGCAGATTGTGCTGCTGGGGGAGCTAGCTAGACGGCGAGGGGCTGCTCCAAGGCCGGGATTCCATGCGCAGCGCGGCCCTTCAGCAGGGTCCCTCGCCGTCCTCTCCTAGCATCGGGCTGGCAGCGCAGGTCGTTGTCCAGTGGAAGACAAAGAGAAGGGGAAGGCTGAACTAGAACTCGCCGGCAACGTAAAAGTAAAATAGGGCTACTGGCCCGTCGGAGAAACTAATCTCACATAGAGGGCAGGATTGTTGAGTTCAGCCAAAAGTAGCAGTCAGCAGCTTTACCATGGCTTACCTTGCAGCAGGCTTGCAAGGAAGAACGCTCCTTCCCCTCAGAATCATCCAGGCTCAATAGACTTTATAAAGCCGAGGGCAGCAGTACTGAGACAGGGGGCTTATTTCTCCCCCCTGCCTTGGGTTCATAATTCCACTGGTCTTAAACGTGCTGCTCTCTTGGCACTCTCCTTGGATGATGTAGGTTCTGCCCAGACTTCAACCCTGGGACTCGCAGTCTCCCCTTTCACCTTCTCAACATACAATAAAAAGGTTGGCTGGCTGTTTGACTCAAAGCTCGTTCTGATTTCTGCTCATTCCCTTTTCTGCAGCATCATCATGACCATCTCCTCCACGCTTCTGGCCCTTGTCTTGATGCCCCTGTGCCTGTGGATCTACAGCTGGGCCTGGATCAACACCCCTATCGTGCAGTTACTACCCCTAGGGACTGTGACCCTGACACTCTGTAGCACTCTCATCCCTATCGGGTTGGGCGTCTTCATTCGCTACAAATACAGCCGGGTGGCTGACTACATTGTGAAGGTAAGGCCCCTCTTCCCTTTCCATACTAGCTTGGAGAGCCCTTGATCTCTGACCCACAGCAGAAATGTGAGGAAGTTTGGAgaagggggaaaggaagaaaaggacttGGAAGTAGTTGCAtggataaaattttttaaaaaaggtttatgCTACGAAGATAACTTCCACTTTTGGGATTCCTAGAATAATAGCTTTAATTAAGACACAGCTTAATCAAAACCAGCATAAAAGAACTATCAGTACTCATCGGGAGGAAACAGATCATAGAGGGGTGGGGAAGATGACAGTGTAATTAAATGGCAACATATTTTCCACtaattgtatataattaaaaatcaaagcagaTTAAATATAATTACTTTAATAGAATTGGTGCACTATTTTAGAAATGCATGGCtatcttttcaaaaatggaaCTGGAATTCTGAGAAACTCCATAGTAGGttcctttaacattttattaaatttttaaaagtaagttgaTACTAATAGGACAAAAGTAATGGAAAAGTTACATTGTAGTAATAGAACACACAAAATATTCACtttaaagcacaaaataaaattgGGTCCTGGATAAATAATGGAGATTATATTGCCCTCactaaatgtgtttctttttctttctccattgcaatatTTATGGCTTCTAAAGCTAGTGAAAAGATGGGGGATTTCTATAATTTCTGCAATATTTCTCCGAaggctttgattttttaaaaaattaatgctttCTGTAGCAGTAGAGATTTTAGTAGTTTAGTAGTAGTTTAGTAGATTCTAGTAGTggactggaggaaaaaaaatctttgtaaaattAAGCTGtctttgaaaattcaaaaatagtagtgaaaaagaataaaccatGACCAGGATGCTGACTTCAGGtaattaatcaaataaaatacGTAACTATTACTGCAAAATGCACAGGCAAATTCCTTTGgacaaatgaagagaaaaagagccACCTTAATGTTTCAATTATGTAGATTCGAGAAGACATAatcttttgttttacttattttctaaagTAATCTGATTATATAGTCAGCTTTTATTAATATGAAAAGTAGAGAGTTCTTTTCTGTGCATATATCCAGCCCTGAGTAAAAGAAATCCTGCTCCATAATAAACATGTATATgtgaatgtaaaaatatatgtgtacatgtaaaTACGCATATATTAATACCTGTTGTGTATACTCATACTCTTGAGATGCATTAAGAACTTGTTAATCATTAAGCTAATGCTATTAACGTGATGGCATTTACTATAAAACCTTAGGAAGTCTAAGAGAAAGTCAGTCAAATGACCTACACACCAAAAACAgaagtatatttaatataaatatataaataaattaatgtatttaatattcaaatataatagATCAATAAGATTAGCTACCTTTGAATTTAAGGTTAACCTCGCCCTATTCTTTAGCACACTATTAAGAAACGGTTTATATAATTGTTACACCTTTGCAAACACTTCAAAATGAGCATTCAATGTCAATGCTTGCCCAAATGATTTAAAAGTTCTAAGGGATTTTGGAGccaatatttcaaaatgaagaaatcagaTTGTCACTGCTTTTAATGTGACATACTTTGAAATGGTATGCTTTTACATGTAATAGCTTGGTTTCTGCCAATTGTACATCTGTAGTATCTGTACcttatataataattattgcGGCATCCTCTAGGGTAGAATTTGTGACCAgctgataaattttaaataactttttaagagTGTAGAGTCATGCCAGTCCCAAAGACTGCAAAAGGGATATCACAGCTATCCAGGGAACCAGAAGCAACATTTAAACTGTTCTCTCTGGATCGAGTTTCCTTCCCCTGCCCActcctcattaaaaataataagttaacTACCAGTAAGAAGGAGGAGTAGGAGAGGAATTTTTAGGTTTCCACCTTACTATTCATACAGCCTGTTTTATTTGAATGAGTGAAATGTACCAGTCAGAACATCAAGATTACATGTTTTATACAGAAGTCAATTGTACTGTATCTAAAATTCATCTATTGTGATAATACCTAAGCATCATTAGAGACTTACAGATGGGAGGTTTCtcatgaacaaatgaaaaagggGAAAGTTGCCAAATTGCAAAGAATTCTTCAcatctttatttacatttttttctcttacataatCTAAGAATAGGTAATTGTTTCAATATTGCAAGCAATCCTCTGCAATATATTTTCAGggttaaaaaaatcacacactgAGCTTCAGACATTTTAATCAAGTTTCACAAGTTTTAACTCACGTAAAATGAGAACCAATTTCTTATGGAAAACATGGGGTTCAGTTCAGGGAAAGTAAATATCCACTTGTCTGCTCTAATGATCAGACCATACCTGGGGTATTAGGCTCAGTGCTAAATGCCCTGTTTTTAAGAGGCACATTCACAAACGAAACACATGTTCAGAACAGTCAGGATACCAAAACAAAGTTAGGTGATGGAGGCTTTAATCTGGGGTCTATCTGCCTGGAGAAGAGTAGCCTTCCCTGATAACCGGTTTTTAAGCTTTTGAAGAGCTGTTTTtcagaaaagcttttttttttttttttttttttaagagctggtCTTTGTTGCTCCTGACAGCCTATATGCAAGTCAACGGCTAGAGGTTATAGAAGGCAAATTGTCCCTCAACATAAGGACAGGCTTCCAAACAATCAGAGCTGCCCAATGTGGCTCTGGATGCTTCCTGAAGAGGTGGCCTGCCCGTCTTCAGAAATATTCTGTCAAAGGTCCTCCATTTTGTGTTGGAGATCATACTAGATGGGTGTTTTCTTCCCTGAGCTTAGGATTCTCTCGCCTGAATTCATCTTCAACCATCTCATTGTAATTTTCTATTACTAGGTTTCCCTGTGGTCTCTGCTGGTGACTCTGGTGGTACTTTTCATAATGACCGGCACTATGTTAGGACCTCAACTGTTGGCAAGTATTCCTGCAGCTGTTTATGTGATAGCAATTTTTATGCCTTTGGCAGGCTACGCCTCAGGCTATGGTTTAGCTACTCTCTTCCATCTTCCACCCAACTGCAAGAGGACTGTATGTCTGGAAACAGGTAGTCAGAATGTGCAGCTTTGTACAGCCATTCTAAAACTGGCCTTTCCGCCGCAATTCATAGGAAGCATGTACATGTTTCCTTTGCTCTATGCGCTTTTCCAGTCTGCAGaagcagggatttttgttttaatctataaaatgtatGGAAGTGAAATGTTGCACAAGCGAGATCCTCTAGATGAAGATGAAGATACagatatttcttataaaaaactaaaagaagaggaaatggcaGACACTTCCTATGGCACAgtgaaagcagaaaatataatGATGGAAACCACTCAGACTTCTCTCTAAATGTGGAGATACACAGGAGCTTCGTCTTGCTGAAATATTGCTTCATATTTATGGCGTGTGGTAGTGCACATGGTTAACATAAAAGATGACACTGGTTCACATCATACATGTAACAATTCTGATCTTTTCATTTTAAGGTTTGCTGGTGTATTAACCAAACGTTGTCACAAATTACAAATCAATGCTGTAATATAATTTGCACCTGGGATGGCTAACCTGAAGTCTGAATTAAATGtgctttttagtttttaccaTCACCAATTTCTATGACTGTTGCAAATTCAGAAACTTTTAGAAAACAGAGTCTTGGAAATGTAGAATTTTGGCGCACTATCTTATGAGTAAAACCAAGCTATCTTTGTTAAGCATAATTGAGTTTAGTGTaattgttgtaaaaaaaaaaaaaaaaaaaaaagtgtgcttgCTCTACTTAAAATTCCTGACAATGTTGAATTTTGACCTGTATTCAGAAAAATTCCAAAACGGGTCAGTTAAATAAGGAAATATACTATTTGTCAAACCAGTATCAGAGAAAAGTTACAttaatgtatttgattatttgaTCTGGTATCTACTTAGTAATGAATAATCAACATTTTTTCTAGTGGACAGGCCATGTTCTTTTCGATTGGTCTTCTGCATTTATGTAAACACACCTCAAATCAATTTATCTTTTGGAGGAATGATTTGGTTGGGAAATTTTGCAGAAACACTCTGGAGCAGAGCAAAATGGTACCTCCGGGTCATCACTGGGACT is a window encoding:
- the SLC10A4 gene encoding sodium/bile acid cotransporter 4 gives rise to the protein MDGADNATLLFAPLLRDNFTLAPNSSSPGPGTDLALAPASSTGPGPGLSLGPGSSLGFSPGPTPTPEPTTSGLAGGAASHGPSPFPRPWAPHAPPFWDTPLNHGLNVFVGAALCITMLGLGCTVDVNHFGAHVRRPVGALLAALCQFGLLPLLAFLLALAFKLDEVAAVAVLLCGCCPGGNLSNLMSLLVDGDMNLSIIMTISSTLLALVLMPLCLWIYSWAWINTPIVQLLPLGTVTLTLCSTLIPIGLGVFIRYKYSRVADYIVKVSLWSLLVTLVVLFIMTGTMLGPQLLASIPAAVYVIAIFMPLAGYASGYGLATLFHLPPNCKRTVCLETGSQNVQLCTAILKLAFPPQFIGSMYMFPLLYALFQSAEAGIFVLIYKMYGSEMLHKRDPLDEDEDTDISYKKLKEEEMADTSYGTVKAENIMMETTQTSL